A region of Diadema setosum chromosome 15, eeDiaSeto1, whole genome shotgun sequence DNA encodes the following proteins:
- the LOC140239168 gene encoding uncharacterized protein — MDVKSLYTNIPHNHGVDALRTFLTKLDVSNNDIDDITSMSEFILKHNYFEFDGKHYLQRKGTAMGTKMAPVYANIYMAVLEEDFLSKCTLQPSMYLRYIDDIFIIWPYSEKDLAAFHEAFNKHNRHIQFTMESSREEIHFLDVNVSKNGNLLSTGVYVKPTDSFTYLDYNSFHPLHTKQSIVYSQLVRYKRITSDPKVFEEDAVRLGEHFVRRGYPVRLVNNALKRVNEKRREDLLDSKPKDERNDRIPLVTTFHPQVKKFVSTTKKEWTNIQLDPRLSTILGEPPLHSQRQPPNLRSLLVRSELPKPATPKGNKRCDKPRCQICNHLVTETVVQISPSLRIKPPDHTCDSSNVLYCIMCTKCPGVSYIGETSTKFRMRFNNHKSSILNHKDTPAANHFSNPRHSMKDLKVCIFGGGYKSAEDRKWAELRFIIRSRSFETGMNKDLSWLSPYTFFR, encoded by the coding sequence ATGGACGTGAAGAGCCTTTACACCAACATCCCACACAATCACGGTGTAGACGCTCTTCGTACGTTCCTCACAAAACTGGACGTATCCAACAATGACATCGATGATATAACGTCCATGTCCGAGTTCATATTGAAGCACAATTACTTTGAGTTTGACGGCAAACACTACCTTCAACGAAAAGGTACCGCCATGGGGACCAAGATGGCGCCCGTGTACGCTAACATATATATGGCAGTCCTGGAAGAAGATTTCCTCTCTAAATGCACTCTCCAACCGTCAATGTATCTGAGATACATCGACGACATTTTCATAATCTGGCCCTACAGTGAAAAAGACCTCGCAGCCTTTCACGAGGCATTTAACAAACATAATCGTCACATCCAGTTCACAATGGAGAGCTCCAGAGAGGAAATCCACTTCCTGGATGTCAATGTGTCTAAGAATGGTAACTTGCTTTCCACCGGTGTGTATGTTAAACCCACGGATTCCTTCACCTACTTAGATTACAATTCGTTCCACCCCTTGCACACAAAGCAATCAATTGTGTACAGCCAACTAGTCAGATATAAGCGGATCACCTCTGACCCCAAGGTGTTTGAAGAAGATGCTGTACGTCTGGGAGAACATTTTGTCAGAAGGGGTTATCCAGTTCGCCTCGTGAACAATGCACTCAAAAGGGTCAATGAAAAACGGAGAGAAGACCTGTTAGACTCTAAACCTAAAGATGAGAGGAACGATCGCATTCCTCTCGTTACTACATTCCACCCACAAGTCAAAAAGTTTGTCTCCACGACCAAGAAAGAGTGGACGAATATTCAACTTGATCCCAGACTTTCTACAATATTGGGGGAACCACCTCTACACTCCCAAAGACAACCGCCCAACTTGAGATCACTTCTGGTGCGGAGTGAGTTACCAAAACCTGCAACCCCAAAAGGTAACAAGAGGTGCGACAAACCACGATGTCAAATTTGTAACCATCTGGTGACAGAAACAGTGGTGCAAATCTCTCCGTCACTCAGAATCAAACCACCAGACCACACATGCGACTCTAGCAATGTGCTTTACTGTATTATGTGCACTAAATGCCCAGGGGTGTCATATATAGGTGAGACAAGCACGAAGTTCCGCATGAGGTTTAATAATCACAAGAGCTCAATCCTGAATCACAAAGATACTCCAGCGGCGAACCACTTCAGTAACCCCCGTCATTCGATGAAAGACTTGAAAGTCTGCATCTTTGGCGGGGGTTACAAATCGGCTGAAGACAGGAAGTGGGCAGAACTGCGATTCATTATTCGGAGCCGCAGTTTTGAAACAGGCATGAACAAAGATCTTTCCTGGCTCAGCCCATACACTTTCTTCAGATAA